The proteins below are encoded in one region of Microbispora sp. NBC_01189:
- a CDS encoding type II toxin-antitoxin system Phd/YefM family antitoxin translates to MDLRAMAGRAGEAGWPDFWPGFQLLRHHGSMETIPISEAKDRLTELADRAAREHGHFTLTRNGRPHAMIVSVAEWESLQETLENLADPRTRADLVEAAAAEARGDVTTEEEMAARLGKASA, encoded by the coding sequence GTGGATCTCCGCGCGATGGCCGGTCGAGCCGGCGAAGCCGGGTGGCCGGATTTCTGGCCGGGATTCCAGCTACTGCGTCACCATGGCTCTATGGAGACAATCCCGATCAGCGAAGCAAAGGATCGGCTGACCGAGCTGGCCGATCGGGCAGCCCGGGAACACGGCCACTTCACGCTCACCCGGAACGGCCGGCCGCACGCGATGATCGTGTCCGTGGCCGAGTGGGAGTCCCTACAGGAGACGCTGGAAAATCTCGCCGACCCTCGAACGCGCGCCGACCTGGTCGAGGCCGCAGCGGCCGAGGCGAGAGGTGATGTGACGACCGAGGAAGAGATGGCCGCCCGCCTCGGTAAGGCGAGTGCGTGA
- a CDS encoding helix-turn-helix domain-containing protein, whose amino-acid sequence MQDIVDEISRLLGASVTLEDRSFNLLAYGAQSGDIDSVRQESILRRRASDEVRAHFEAYGIATATGPVRISGLPGVLGRVCVPLRHDGVTYGYLWALESGELTDERLAAAGPLVGRVAALLAAQARGRYAPLRQFFSADPAARAAAGVVADGPVTAVAVRTPAREAGQLSALPRTLPRGVLADPDVTESGTGEPGAAASVVGGGILAILAPAAQAARVAGLLHGLYGLAAGIGGPRDDPRDAWESWREALLALRVAEHAERHAPVADWATLGVHRLLVRLPPRDLAALAAESAALTPRIAASVEAYLDHAGHAGETAAALGVHRQTLYYRLDKAAHLTGLDLGDGEDRLLLHLSLKAAALLGGA is encoded by the coding sequence ATGCAAGACATCGTCGATGAGATCTCCCGGCTGCTCGGCGCGTCGGTGACGCTCGAGGACCGATCGTTCAACCTCCTGGCGTACGGCGCGCAGAGCGGGGACATCGACAGCGTCCGGCAGGAGTCGATCCTGCGCAGGCGCGCGTCCGACGAGGTGCGGGCCCACTTCGAGGCGTACGGCATCGCGACCGCGACCGGGCCGGTGCGGATCTCCGGGCTGCCCGGTGTGCTCGGCCGGGTGTGCGTGCCGCTGCGGCACGACGGGGTGACCTACGGGTACCTGTGGGCGCTGGAGTCGGGAGAGCTCACCGACGAGCGGCTGGCCGCCGCCGGGCCCCTGGTCGGCCGGGTGGCCGCGCTGCTGGCCGCGCAGGCCCGGGGCCGGTACGCCCCGCTGCGCCAGTTCTTCTCCGCCGACCCGGCGGCCCGCGCCGCCGCCGGGGTGGTGGCCGACGGACCGGTGACGGCCGTCGCGGTCCGGACTCCGGCGCGGGAGGCGGGTCAGCTGTCCGCCCTGCCGCGGACGCTGCCGCGCGGCGTGCTCGCCGACCCCGACGTGACCGAGTCAGGGACAGGTGAGCCCGGAGCGGCTGCGTCAGTGGTGGGTGGGGGGATCCTCGCGATCCTCGCGCCGGCCGCGCAGGCGGCCCGGGTCGCGGGGCTGCTGCACGGCCTGTACGGCCTCGCCGCCGGGATCGGCGGCCCCCGCGACGACCCCCGCGACGCGTGGGAGAGCTGGCGCGAGGCGCTGCTGGCCCTCCGGGTGGCCGAACACGCCGAGCGGCACGCCCCGGTCGCCGACTGGGCCACGCTCGGCGTCCACCGGCTGCTGGTCCGGCTGCCCCCGCGCGACCTCGCCGCCCTCGCCGCCGAGTCGGCCGCCCTCACGCCCCGGATCGCGGCGAGCGTCGAGGCGTACCTCGACCACGCGGGTCACGCCGGTGAGACGGCGGCGGCGCTCGGCGTGCACCGGCAGACGCTGTACTACCGGCTCGACAAGGCGGCCCACCTCACCGGGCTCGACCTCGGCGACGGGGAGGACCGCCTGCTGCTCCACCTGTCGCTGAAGGCGGCAGCCCTCCTCGGCGGCGCCTGA
- a CDS encoding glycosyltransferase, protein MDIAIVSAHELTPDTPAIARELARGHRVTVYTRSKTKGAGVEHVPAGPDVELSESDLLPYIPDFSAGLAQRWREHRPDIIHAYSWSSGLAAIAGSEGLDVPVTQTFHSHYDESRTPAPVRRLECAIGRRARAVIAACADEESELIRMGVPRRNISVVPHGIDVERFRRQGPAFPRGERPRLLHVGHVGAEYAVHALRAVPDAELVIAGGDDPSIERLRAIAGEHGVGDRVQTLGMVPHTAMPKLMRSADLVLSLPPTVPTGTAALEAMACGIPVIASASGAHLDSVVDGVTGFLTRPDRPLEIAHRIRRLLGDPTLRTAIGYAAADRARSRYSVERISMELLRVYEKTCA, encoded by the coding sequence ATGGATATCGCGATCGTCTCCGCGCACGAACTCACTCCCGACACGCCCGCCATCGCGCGTGAGCTGGCCAGGGGCCACCGGGTGACCGTCTACACGCGGTCGAAGACGAAGGGCGCCGGCGTCGAGCACGTGCCCGCCGGACCCGACGTGGAGCTGTCGGAGAGCGACCTCCTCCCCTACATCCCCGACTTCAGCGCCGGGCTGGCCCAGCGGTGGAGGGAGCACCGGCCGGACATCATCCACGCCTACTCGTGGTCGAGCGGCCTGGCCGCGATCGCGGGCTCGGAAGGCCTGGACGTGCCGGTCACCCAGACCTTCCACAGCCACTACGACGAGAGCCGGACCCCCGCGCCGGTGCGCCGGCTGGAGTGCGCGATCGGCCGCCGGGCCCGGGCCGTCATCGCCGCCTGCGCCGACGAGGAGTCCGAGCTGATCCGGATGGGCGTGCCGCGCCGCAACATCTCGGTCGTCCCCCACGGCATCGACGTCGAGCGCTTCCGCCGCCAGGGCCCGGCCTTCCCGCGGGGCGAGCGGCCCCGCCTGCTGCACGTGGGTCACGTGGGAGCGGAGTACGCGGTGCACGCGCTGCGGGCCGTGCCCGACGCCGAACTGGTGATCGCCGGTGGGGACGACCCCAGCATCGAGCGGTTGCGGGCCATCGCGGGCGAGCACGGCGTGGGCGACCGCGTGCAGACGCTCGGCATGGTCCCGCACACGGCGATGCCCAAGCTCATGCGCAGCGCCGACCTGGTGCTGTCGCTGCCGCCGACCGTCCCCACGGGCACGGCGGCGCTGGAGGCCATGGCGTGCGGGATCCCCGTCATCGCCTCGGCGTCCGGAGCCCACCTCGACTCGGTGGTGGACGGCGTGACCGGTTTCCTGACCCGGCCCGACCGCCCGCTGGAGATCGCCCACCGCATCCGCCGCCTGCTCGGCGACCCCACGCTGCGCACGGCCATCGGGTACGCGGCGGCCGACCGCGCCCGTTCCCGCTATTCGGTCGAGCGCATCAGCATGGAACTGCTCCGTGTATACGAGAAGACGTGCGCCTGA
- the pruA gene encoding L-glutamate gamma-semialdehyde dehydrogenase — MDSITDVPVPANEPVHGYGPGSAERAALETRIKELAGASLDLTMTIGGERRLAGGAQIDVVQPHNHAAVLGRTADATAADVRAAVDAALEAAPRWRALPFEERAAVFLRAAELLSGPWRATLNAATILGQSKSAQQAEIDAACELIDFFRFNVSYARRLLAEQPQSSPGVWNRMEYRPLEGFVLAITPFNFTSIAANLPAAAALMGNVVVWKPSPTQQFSAHFTMRLLEAAGLPPGVINMVTGNGAAVSEVALPHPELAGIHFTGSTATFQHLWRTVGENIAGYRGYPRLVGETGGKDFVLAHPSAEPGALATALLRGAFEYQGQKCSAASRAYVPRSLWARMRDDFVSAAESLTVGDVSGDLSTFMGAVIDARAFAKHREAIDRARSTDSIEVLTGAYDDSTGYFVRPAVLECADPADEIFVKEYFGPILAVHVYDDAAYDTVLDQMESASPYALTGSVMAEDRYAVEAATERLRFAAGNFYVNDKPTGAVVGQQPFGGARASGTNDKAGSIFNLIRWVNVRTVKETFVPPVAGGPYRGDVPQGGWQQPSLGTLGY, encoded by the coding sequence ATGGATTCGATCACCGACGTCCCGGTGCCGGCGAACGAGCCGGTGCACGGGTACGGGCCCGGCAGCGCCGAGCGCGCGGCCCTGGAGACCCGGATCAAGGAGCTGGCCGGGGCGTCCCTCGACCTCACGATGACGATCGGCGGCGAGCGGCGCCTGGCCGGCGGCGCCCAGATCGACGTCGTGCAGCCGCACAACCACGCCGCCGTGCTCGGCCGTACGGCCGACGCGACCGCGGCCGACGTCCGGGCGGCGGTGGACGCGGCGCTGGAGGCCGCGCCGCGCTGGCGGGCCCTGCCGTTCGAGGAGCGCGCCGCGGTCTTCCTGCGGGCCGCCGAACTGCTGAGCGGCCCGTGGCGGGCCACGCTGAACGCGGCGACCATCCTCGGCCAGTCGAAGTCGGCGCAGCAGGCCGAGATCGACGCCGCCTGCGAGCTGATCGACTTCTTCCGGTTCAACGTCTCCTACGCTCGCCGGCTGCTCGCCGAGCAGCCGCAGTCGTCGCCGGGGGTGTGGAACCGGATGGAGTACCGCCCGCTTGAGGGCTTCGTCCTGGCGATCACGCCGTTCAACTTCACCTCCATCGCGGCCAACCTGCCGGCCGCGGCGGCGCTGATGGGCAACGTGGTGGTGTGGAAGCCGTCGCCGACGCAGCAGTTCTCCGCACACTTCACCATGCGGCTGCTGGAGGCGGCCGGACTGCCGCCCGGTGTGATCAACATGGTCACGGGCAACGGCGCGGCCGTGTCCGAGGTCGCGCTGCCGCATCCGGAGCTCGCCGGAATCCACTTCACCGGCTCGACGGCCACCTTCCAGCACCTGTGGCGCACGGTCGGGGAGAACATCGCGGGCTACCGCGGCTACCCCCGGCTCGTCGGCGAGACGGGCGGCAAGGACTTCGTCCTCGCCCACCCCTCCGCGGAGCCCGGCGCGCTGGCGACCGCGCTGCTGCGGGGGGCGTTCGAGTATCAGGGCCAGAAGTGCTCGGCGGCGTCCCGGGCGTACGTGCCGCGCTCGCTGTGGGCGCGCATGCGCGACGACTTCGTCTCGGCCGCCGAGTCGCTCACCGTCGGCGACGTGTCGGGCGACCTGTCCACGTTCATGGGCGCGGTGATCGACGCGCGGGCGTTCGCCAAGCACCGGGAGGCGATCGACCGGGCCCGGTCGACGGACTCGATCGAGGTCCTGACCGGCGCCTACGACGACTCGACCGGCTACTTCGTGCGGCCGGCGGTGCTGGAGTGCGCCGACCCGGCCGACGAGATCTTCGTCAAGGAGTACTTCGGCCCGATCCTCGCCGTCCACGTCTACGACGACGCGGCGTACGACACCGTGCTCGACCAGATGGAGAGCGCCAGCCCGTACGCGCTGACGGGGTCGGTCATGGCCGAGGACCGGTACGCCGTCGAGGCCGCCACGGAGCGGCTGCGCTTCGCGGCGGGCAACTTCTACGTCAACGACAAGCCCACCGGGGCGGTCGTCGGGCAGCAGCCCTTCGGCGGGGCCAGGGCCTCGGGCACCAACGACAAGGCGGGTTCGATCTTCAACCTGATCCGGTGGGTCAACGTCCGCACGGTCAAGGAGACCTTCGTGCCGCCGGTGGCCGGCGGGCCGTACCGTGGCGACGTGCCGCAGGGCGGCTGGCAGCAGCCCAGCCTGGGGACCCTCGGATACTGA
- a CDS encoding proline dehydrogenase family protein, translating into MLGSLLLAGSRSPLARRAVSGFPLTRKVVDRFVAGESAADAVEAARRLTGSGLSVTIDHLGEEVRDSGAAVAAAKAYVSLLEALGPLGLGDRAEASVKLSAVGQALDPGLALENARQICAAARECGSTVTLDMEDHTTVDATLGALRTLREDFPETGVAIQAYLFRSEADCRDLAGSRVRLVKGAYAEPASVAHQRGADVDRAYVRCLRVLMAGSGHPMVATHDDRLMAIAESLAVSAGRGPDDYEFQMLYGIRADRQAALAAAGSRVRVYVPYGDDWYGYFMRRLAERPANVAFFLRALRGG; encoded by the coding sequence ATGCTCGGTTCCCTGCTTCTCGCGGGCTCGCGCAGCCCGCTCGCCCGCCGGGCCGTGTCGGGCTTCCCGCTCACGCGCAAGGTCGTCGACCGCTTCGTGGCGGGAGAGTCCGCCGCGGACGCCGTCGAGGCGGCGCGCCGCCTGACCGGCTCGGGGCTCTCCGTCACCATCGACCATCTGGGCGAGGAGGTCCGCGACTCCGGGGCCGCCGTCGCCGCCGCCAAGGCGTACGTCTCGCTGCTGGAGGCGCTGGGGCCGCTCGGCCTCGGCGACCGGGCCGAGGCGTCGGTCAAGCTGTCGGCCGTCGGGCAGGCCCTCGATCCCGGCCTCGCCCTGGAGAACGCGCGGCAGATCTGCGCCGCGGCGCGGGAGTGCGGCTCCACCGTTACCCTGGACATGGAGGACCACACCACCGTCGACGCGACGCTCGGCGCGCTGCGCACGCTGCGGGAGGACTTCCCGGAGACGGGCGTCGCGATCCAGGCGTACCTGTTCCGCAGCGAGGCCGACTGCCGCGACCTCGCCGGGTCGCGGGTGCGCCTGGTGAAGGGCGCCTACGCCGAGCCCGCCTCCGTGGCCCACCAGCGCGGGGCCGACGTGGACCGCGCGTACGTGCGGTGCCTGCGGGTGCTCATGGCGGGCAGCGGTCATCCCATGGTGGCCACGCACGACGACCGGCTGATGGCGATCGCCGAGTCGCTCGCGGTGAGCGCCGGGCGCGGTCCGGACGACTACGAGTTCCAGATGCTCTACGGCATCCGGGCCGACAGGCAGGCGGCGCTGGCCGCGGCCGGGTCGCGGGTGCGCGTCTACGTCCCCTACGGCGACGACTGGTACGGCTACTTCATGCGCCGCCTCGCCGAGCGCCCGGCCAACGTCGCCTTCTTCCTTCGTGCTCTGAGGGGTGGATGA
- a CDS encoding family 16 glycosylhydrolase yields MAAAMLIVAATACSSGDSTKVFNAGGESAARPPASSPDLPGSAPNAAGAGATRTSVPGSAESADKASAGDRTSKGASRTSSGVSAEADGRSVHEIGDDAAETAAEKITNEPVGIGAPAPGPAPSSGPAPRPSLVQRATPPPTAAPGARNSGTGTGKSTGKSADGTTDETGEGTDPPMRLAAPARTGPRQVDIVQPRDVPGGPVITDRPAGTAGGPSAGNGTAAGWSGPVLTEDFGRQLDPSAWTASGSRGAGGIGGGTLRLTGGTGLTGRLTQQYGRWEVRLSATKGSGTPVVSLRPGSGGGAEIGLAAIGDPDRQAANAFVGSDSGDRTHGALRADFTLWHTVAVDWLPDRVSVWLDGTRVWDYTGRVPAQRMGVSLRNVCEGSDACGGTLFVDWLRVYRAARR; encoded by the coding sequence GTGGCGGCGGCGATGCTCATCGTCGCCGCCACCGCATGTTCGAGCGGGGACTCCACGAAGGTGTTCAACGCGGGCGGTGAGTCCGCCGCGCGGCCCCCCGCCTCCTCCCCCGACCTTCCCGGCTCCGCGCCCAACGCGGCCGGAGCGGGCGCGACCCGGACCTCCGTCCCCGGCTCCGCCGAATCCGCTGACAAGGCGTCCGCGGGCGACAGGACCTCCAAGGGCGCCTCCAGAACCTCCTCCGGCGTGTCGGCCGAGGCCGACGGCCGGTCCGTGCACGAAATCGGCGACGACGCCGCGGAGACGGCCGCCGAGAAGATCACGAACGAACCGGTCGGCATCGGCGCCCCCGCGCCCGGTCCCGCCCCCTCGTCCGGCCCGGCGCCGCGCCCGTCGCTCGTCCAGCGGGCGACGCCCCCGCCCACGGCCGCGCCGGGCGCCAGGAACAGCGGCACCGGCACCGGCAAGAGCACCGGCAAGTCCGCGGACGGGACCACCGACGAGACCGGGGAGGGGACCGATCCGCCGATGCGCCTCGCCGCGCCGGCCCGCACCGGCCCCCGGCAGGTGGACATCGTCCAGCCGCGGGACGTCCCCGGCGGCCCTGTGATCACCGATCGGCCGGCGGGGACCGCCGGGGGCCCGAGCGCCGGGAACGGCACGGCGGCCGGATGGAGCGGCCCGGTCCTCACCGAGGACTTCGGCCGGCAGCTCGACCCGTCCGCCTGGACGGCCTCCGGCTCGCGCGGAGCGGGCGGCATCGGCGGCGGGACGCTGCGCCTGACCGGCGGGACCGGCCTGACCGGCAGACTCACCCAGCAGTACGGCCGCTGGGAGGTGCGCCTGAGTGCCACCAAGGGCTCGGGCACCCCCGTGGTGTCGTTGCGGCCGGGAAGCGGCGGCGGCGCAGAGATCGGCCTGGCCGCCATCGGCGACCCGGACCGGCAGGCGGCGAACGCCTTCGTCGGTTCGGACAGCGGAGACCGCACCCATGGCGCGCTGCGGGCCGACTTCACGCTCTGGCACACGGTCGCCGTCGACTGGCTGCCCGACCGGGTGAGCGTCTGGCTGGACGGCACCCGTGTCTGGGACTACACCGGACGCGTCCCCGCCCAGCGCATGGGCGTGTCGCTGCGCAACGTCTGCGAGGGCTCCGATGCCTGCGGCGGGACCCTGTTCGTCGACTGGCTGCGCGTCTACCGGGCCGCCCGGCGCTGA